GGCCAAGAGACGGCAGCCAGGACCGTCGCCTCGGTTGGCTCCCATGAATAACACATTTTAGTGATGATACTTCCAGGATTTTTCTTCTGTCGGGTTCTGCTAGCCCGTGTTCTTAATTTCTCTACTTCATAGTCTTAGTTCAGAGTTCTGTCATTTATTTTGGCTCGAAGGAAATAAcatttagagcatctacaactaTATACAACAAATTTGATCTCTCAAACTCCATAGACAGGGATCGGTCAGACATGAAATTGACGTTTCAACAACCAGATGCCTCAGTTAGCTAGTAATCCTCAAATCCATACAATTACATGCACATGAAACCTAAACATAAGCGGAGCTTGTCCGGCTCCGCCGTGCCCTAGTTCGGCGGCTGGAAGTGCCACTCGGACTATTGATGCAGTGGTCGGCAATGTAGAGTAGGACATGGGACTCACACCGGCTCATGGGACTCGAGGCGTCgtcgtctcccatgccctactcttcctcatCAGAGGCCGTCAGTTGCTGCACGTTGCTGGTCAAAGTGAGGTCAATGAAGGATCTATCATGGTCGGAGAATCGTAAATCTTTATATGCCTATAACACTCTTAAATGAGAAGGATTTCCATAAAAAATTTAAGGTTCCTTCTCACAGGCAAAGTCTGAATGAACGAAAGACTCCATGTGACCTAGCTCAGCAAAGGCCTTCCCTGAATATGTCAATTGGAGGAGCTCATGGAGATGATCAAGTGAAGAACGTCTCCAAGTGAGTGGCCAGCATTCACTTAATTTGCTCTCTATCAATTTGTCCAACCAAAAGAATGTGGACCCTCCAGAATGCATTGAACTTGCATGAGGCGACATGAATAGTATATGTGGCCACCTGGGGCAATGAAAGGAGTCACTAACTGATTAAATAATTATTATGTACGTAAGGATGCTGGCTCCCCGGCTGTCCTATAAATACCCGCAGAACTAACCAGCTAAGATGCACCAAAAGCAAGAGTGTCTTCAAACACAACTGTTAAAACATCTGTCCATTACGGATCAGTCCCACAAATTGCCTTCTATCCTACTTCATACAACACCCTGACCAGCTCATGCAATATGGCTCTTGGTACTCTGGTTATCATGGCCACCATGCTGGTGTATTTTCTCTTGAAAAATAAAAGAGTGCTATTGTCCCAGCAGCAACAGGGGCGACGAGGCAGGCTGCCCCTGGGGCCTGCGGCGCTGCCCATCATCGGTAACATGCATCAGGTGATTCTGAGCAAGCCGGCGGTGTTCCGATGGATCCACGCCCTGCTCAAGGAGATGAACACAGACATCATGTGCCTCCGTCTCGGAGCTACTCATGTCATTGTTGTAGCATGTCCACAGATAGCCTCTGAGGTACTAAGAAAAAATGATGAAGTTTTTGCCTCCCGTCCCACCACCTTCGCCTCAGGCATATTCAGCTTCGGGTACAAGGGCTCCATCTTCTCACCGCACGGAGACCAGTGGAAGAAGATGAGGCGCGTCCTCACTGTTGAGATCCTCGCCTCGTCCATGGAGCGAAAGCTCCACCACCTTCGGAAAGAGGAGTATGACCACCTTGTGAGGTACATTAATAAAACTCACTGCAGCGACATGGCATGTCCAGgcaacattgtcaacgtccgtcatGTAACCCAACACTTCGTTGGCAACATGATAAGAAGGCTTGTGTTTGGTAAAAGATACTTCAGTGACCTACCAGCTTCATCCACTAGTGGGCCTGGACATGATGAGGTGGCACATGTTGCCGCTCTCTTCATGGCTCTTAACCATCTCTACAGCTTCTGCATGTCCGACTACTTCCCAGCCCTCGTAGGCCTCGACCTGGATGGCCATGAAAAGGTTTCCAAGGATGCCATGCAAACACTCAACCGGTTGCATGATCCCATTATAGAGGAGCGGATCCGCGAAAGGTCATCCACTCTTGAGAAATGTGGTGAAAAGAAAGAGGCAAGAGACTTTTTGGATGTCCTGGTTCATCTTAAAGATGCAGAGGGACAGCCATTGCTGTCCCTACAAGAAAATAGAGCACAAACAGCGGTTAGTATGTCACCTTAAGCTCAATAGAAAGTTCATTCATTGTTCTTTGAGCCATATTATACATGTATTGACCTTTTCTGTTGCGTTGTACTTATTACTTTATTTATTCTCACATTTATGGATGTAGGAAATGATGTTTGCAGCAGTCGATAACCCATCTAATGCGGTTGAGTGGGCACTCGCTGAGATGATGAACTTGCCagagatcatgcaaaaagcaaccgAGGAACTTGATGTTGTCGTTGGTAAAGATAGACTAGTGCAGGAGTCTGACATTCCTCAGCTAAACTATCTCAAATCGTGCATCCGGGAGGCCTTCCGCTTACACCCATACCATGCTCTTAACATACCCCATGTCGCCATGGCGGACACAACTATTGCTGGATACACCATCCCCAAGGATAGCCACATACTTTTAAGCCGGCTTGGACTTGGCCGCAATCCCAAGATCTGGACTGAACCACTGGAGTTTCAGCCTGAGAGGCATTTGAACACTGCGAATGTACTTCTCACTGATCCAGGCCTACGTTTCATTTCATTTAGCAGTGGGAGGAGGGGTTGTCCTGGGATTTCACTTGGTACCTCTATGACAATGATGTTGTTCGCAAGGATGTTGCAGGGATTCACTTGGACAAAGCCTCCCGGCGTTAAGAGTACCAGTCTCCAAGAACGCAATGCGGGCCTTACACTAGCTGAACCCCTTGTTCTGCAAGCTACACCAAGATTGGCTGCACATCTCTATACGATCCAATTAAATAGATTTAGTGTGCGTGTTCTCATTTATGTTTCAATAAAATGTATCTGGAACTAGTGTATGTTACATGTTTCTGGCCCTACGTTCCGTTCTCTTGTAATGTTATGACACTACATGTGTGCAGGAACAAAGAAGCAATCGGTGATTGCATCACTAATGTAATGTGTGTACTTATCATTATGTAaaaaaaacctctgtactttccATTATGGTGTACCATGCAAATAATCCTTGGAATTGCACGAAAGTTTTATGTTTATGTTG
The sequence above is a segment of the Triticum dicoccoides isolate Atlit2015 ecotype Zavitan unplaced genomic scaffold, WEW_v2.0 scaffold149253, whole genome shotgun sequence genome. Coding sequences within it:
- the LOC119343975 gene encoding tyrosine N-monooxygenase-like; the protein is MALGTLVIMATMLVYFLLKNKRVLLSQQQQGRRGRLPLGPAALPIIGNMHQVILSKPAVFRWIHALLKEMNTDIMCLRLGATHVIVVACPQIASEVLRKNDEVFASRPTTFASGIFSFGYKGSIFSPHGDQWKKMRRVLTVEILASSMERKLHHLRKEEYDHLVRYINKTHCSDMACPGNIVNVRHVTQHFVGNMIRRLVFGKRYFSDLPASSTSGPGHDEVAHVAALFMALNHLYSFCMSDYFPALVGLDLDGHEKVSKDAMQTLNRLHDPIIEERIRERSSTLEKCGEKKEARDFLDVLVHLKDAEGQPLLSLQENRAQTAEMMFAAVDNPSNAVEWALAEMMNLPEIMQKATEELDVVVGKDRLVQESDIPQLNYLKSCIREAFRLHPYHALNIPHVAMADTTIAGYTIPKDSHILLSRLGLGRNPKIWTEPLEFQPERHLNTANVLLTDPGLRFISFSSGRRGCPGISLGTSMTMMLFARMLQGFTWTKPPGVKSTSLQERNAGLTLAEPLVLQATPRLAAHLYTIQLNRFSVRVLIYVSIKCIWN